One Brassica napus cultivar Da-Ae chromosome C2, Da-Ae, whole genome shotgun sequence DNA window includes the following coding sequences:
- the LOC125582519 gene encoding inactive histone-lysine N-methyltransferase 2E-like, with the protein MEYNKSGSSSSSTTEESVSNYKEKKPCQICGNNANDDFIMTCFKCRVTREHIYCAKVLFKAVPDVWLCEECRTSRGVIFINHDEASESNQQSDS; encoded by the exons ATGGAGTACAACAAAAGTggttcgtcttcttcttctactacaGAGGAAAGCGTTTCCAACTATAAG GAGAAGAAGCCTTGTCAAATATGTGGAAACAATGCAAATGACGATTTTATTATGACTTGCTTCAAATGCAGAGTCACACGAGAGCATAT TTATTGCGCAAAGGTGCTTTTTAAAGCTGTACCTGACGTGTGGCTATGTGAAGAGTGCCGCACCTCACGTGGCGTAATCTTCATTAACCATGACGAAGCCTCAGAGAGTAATCAACAATCTGATTCTTAA
- the LOC111202743 gene encoding uncharacterized protein LOC111202743 produces the protein MEDNGSGSETGSETPLPPSSSSSTDKSVTNYKKNNTKPCKICGSNEDDDDVRKCYKPHMWWLCEVCRTLPGVVEVKPEDSNETVLPNDSVSSSSSRVDAQNSGNETSATNQPSESEAHTTSPEASSAASINTSPEKKQADSNAPSDSESSK, from the exons ATGGAGGACAACGGAAGCGGGTCCGAGACTGGATCAGAAACACCGCTACCtccttcttcgtcttcttctacCGATAAAAGCGTTACCAACTATAAG AAGAATAATACGAAGCCTTGTAAGATATGCGGAAGTAACGAGGATGACGATGATGTAAGGAAGTGTTATAAGCCGCACATGTGGTGGCTATGTGAAGTGTGCCGTACCTTACCTGGCGTAGTCGAAGTTAAGCCTGAAGATTCTAATGAGACAgtacttcctaatgattctgtTTCATCAAGCAGTAGTCGTGTGGATGCTCAGAACAGTGGTAATGAAACCTCAGCGACTAATCAACCTTCAGAATCAGAGGCACATACTACAAGTCCTGAAG CTTCTTCTGCAGCGTCCATCAACACATCTCCTGAGAAGAAACAAGCAGACTCCAACGCTCCCTCTGATTCGGAATCTTCAAAGTAA
- the LOC106382731 gene encoding PLASMODESMATA CALLOSE-BINDING PROTEIN 1, translating to MAALVLSLLLLAMAGHSSAAWCVCKTGLSDDVLQKTIDYACGNGADCNPTHPKAPCFNPDNVRSHCNYAVNSFFQKKRQASGTCDFSGTATPTNSDPSYSGCTFPTSASGSGGSTTGTTNPKGNSTSTTLPGGNSPYSGTSTNGVFGNNSTGATGTGVNPDYTTESSAFALKNSSKLLACLVLIASSGFCSFLML from the exons ATGGCTGCTCTGGTTCTCTCACTTCTCCTACTAGCCATGGCTGGCCATTCTA GTGCCGCATGGTGTGTGTGCAAGACAGGTCTGAGTGATGATGTGTTACAGAAGACCATAGACTATGCTTGTGGAAATGGAGCAGACTGTAACCCCACTCACCCAAAAGCACCTTGCTTTAACCCTGACAATGTTAGGTCTCACTGCAACTATGCGGTCAACAGCTTCTTCCAAAAGAAGCGTCAAGCTTCAGGCACTTGTGATTTCAGTGGCACTGCCACTCCAACTAACTCTGATCCAA GTTATTCAGGATGTACCTTCCCTACTAGTGCAAG CGGCTCTGGAGGCAGCACTACTGGTACAACCAATCCAAAAGGCAACTCAACCAGCACCACACTTCCTGGTGGCAACAGTCCTTACTCAGGAACCTCAACCAATGGAGTTTTTGGAAACAACAGCACAGGAGCCACTGGGACAGGGGTCAACCCTGACTACACTACAGAAAGCAGTGCCTTTGCTCTCAAGAACTCGAGCAAACTGCTCGCCTGCCTTGTCTTGATCGCTTCGAGTGGGTTCTGTTCTTTCTTGATGCTCTAA
- the LOC125581437 gene encoding DExH-box ATP-dependent RNA helicase DExH14: MLVQLPRLTSSLRDPFDIDQAYLRRKTILQTLNKPRSSGSRLDESDLARRIVHQWEGASPEVRQAYKQFIGAVVELIDREVQSEEFREVAFTAYRLFGKPVEEEEDSGFSDKSVAEKKLELQNVVGHAVSDANVKNVASFALALYSIQPAHQSEVYADVVDDGAEFGADLVFNLPSRFLVEESLGERGFENEESNSAHASFSEGWSDVSDMTKNQNAGKFDLSWLRDACGQMVRESNSQLSRDELAMAICRFLDSDKPGEEIAGDLLDLVGDGAFETVQDLIMHRKEIVDAIHHGQMVLKSDKTASNTQTRMPTYGTQVTVQTESAKQIEKLRRKEEKKNKRSAELGLESEISEANFSYLLEASEKNSGFDDLIGSGEANSLAFALPQGTVRKHLKGYEEVFIPPTPTAQLKPGEKLIEIKELDDVAQAAFHGYKTLNRIQSRIFQTVYNTNENILVCAPTGAGKTNIAMISVLHEIKQHFRDGYLHKNEFKIVYVAPMKALAAEVTSAFSRRLGPLNMVVKELTGDMQLTKSELEETQMIVTTPEKWDVITRKSSDMSLSMLVKLLIIDEVHLLNDDRGAVIEALVARTLRQVESTQTMIRIVGLSATLPSYLQVAQFLRVNPDIGLFYFDSSYRPVPLAQQYIGITEHNFAAKNALLNEICYKKVADSIRQGHQAMIFVHSRKDTSKTAEKLIDLARENETLDLFTNETHPQFHIRKKDVIKSRNKDLVKFFEAGFGIHHAGMLRSDRTLTERLFSDGLLKVLVCTATLAWGVNLPAHTVVIKGTQLYDAKAGGWKDLGMLDVMQIFGRAGRPQFDKSGEGIIITSHDKLAYYLRLLTSQLPIESQFISSLKDNLNAEVVLGTVTNVKEACAWLGYTYLSIRMKLNPLAYGIGWDEIIADPSLTLKQRALVSEAARSLDKAKMMRFDEKSGNFYCTELGRVASHFYIQYSSVETYNEMLKRHMNESEIIDMVAHSSEFENIVVREEEQHELETLARSCCPLEVKGGPSNKHGKISILIQLFISRGSIDAFSLVSDASYISASLARIMRALFETCLRKGWCEMTLFMLEYCKAVDRQLWPHQHPLRQFDRDIPFDTLRKLEERGADLDRLYEMEEKDIGALIRYNPGGRLVKQHLAYFPSIQLEATVSPITRTVLKVDLRITPDFIWKDRFHGAALRWWILIEDTENDYIYHSDLFTLTKRMARGEPQKLSFTVPIFEPHPPQYYVHAISDSWLHAESFYTISFHNLALPEARTSHTELLDLKPLPVTSLGNRLYESLYKFSHFNPIQTQIFHVLYHTDNNVLVGAPTGSGKTISAELAMLRLFSTQPDMKVVYIAPLKAIVRERMKDWKKHLVAPLGKEMVEMTGDYTPDLVALLSADIIISTPEKWDGISRNWHTRSYVKKVGLVILDEIHLLGADRGPILEVIVSRMRYISSQTERSVRFVGLSTALANAGDLADWLGVGEIGLFNFKPSVRPVPIEVHIQGYPGKYYCPRMNSMNKPAYAAICTHSPTKPVLIFVSSRRQTRLTALDLIQFAASDEHPRQFLSVSEEDLQMVLSQITDQNLRHTLQFGIGLHHAGLNDQDRSVVEELFVNNKIQVLVSTSTLAWGVNLPAHLVIIKGTEYFDGKTKRYVDFPLTEILQMMGRAGRPQFDQHGKAVILVHEPKKSFYKKFLYEPFPVESSLKERLHDHFNAEIVSGTIGNKEDAVHYLTWTYLFRRLMANPAYYGLEGTEDESVCSYLSRLVQNTFDDLEDSGCLKVTEDSVEPMMLGTIASQYYLSYMTVSMFGSNIGPDTSLEAFLHILAGASEYDELPVRHNEENYNKTLSEKVRYRVDNNHLDDPHTKANLLFQAHFSQLALPISDYNTDLKSVLDQSIRILQAMIDICANSGWLTSSLTCMRLLQMVMQGMWSDQDSSLWMIPCMNDDLLGSLTARGIHTLHQLLELPRETLKSVTGNFPASKLSQDLQRFPRIQMNVRLQRKDPNGPSTLEIRLEKISKRNTSRALAPRFPKVKDEAWWLVLGDTSTSELFAVKRVSFTGRLITRMELPPNITSLQDTKLILVSDCYLGFEQEHSIEQRPARR, encoded by the exons ATGTTGGTCCAGCTTCCTCGCTTGACAAGCTCTCTAAGAGACCCCTTCGACATCGATCAAGCCTACCTTCGCCGCAAAACCATACTCCAAACTCTCAACAAGCCTCGCAG CTCTGGGAGTCGCCTCGATGAATCTGACCTTGCTAGGAGGATAGTTCATCAATGGGAAGGAG CTTCTCCAGAAGTGCGGCAAGCGTACAAGCAGTTTATTGGAGCTGTAGTGGAGTTGATAGATCGGGAAGTTCAATCAGAGGAGTTTCGTGAGGTTGCTTTTACAGCGTATCGTCTGTTTGGGAAGCcagtggaggaggaggaggacagTGGTTTTAGTGATAAGAGCGTTGCTGAAAAGAA GTTAGAGTTGCAAAATGTTGTTGGTCATGCTGTCTCGGATGCTAATGTAAAGAACGTGGCCTCCTTTGCTCTGGCACTCTACTCGATACAGCCTGCTCATCAGTCTGAGGTATATGCGGATGTGGTTGATGATGGTGCTGAATTTGGTGCGGACCTTGTTTTCAATCTACCAAGTCGTTTTCTGGTGGAAGAATCACTTGGCGAAAGAGGGTTTGAGAATGAAGAGAGCAATAGCGCTCATGCATCATTTTCTGAAGGTTGGAGTGATGTCAGTGACATGACAAAGAATCAGAATGCAGGAAAATTTGATTTAAGTTGGCTTAGAGACGCATGCGGACAGATGGTTAGAGAAAGCAATTCACAACTTTCCCGTGATGAGCTGGCAATGGCTATATGTAGGTTTCTGGATTCGGATAAGCCTGGTGAGGAG ATAGCTGGAGATTTGTTGGATCTTGTTGGGGATGGCGCATTTGAGACTGTTCAAGACCTTATTATG CATCGGAAGGAGATTGTTGATGCTATCCATCATGGTCAGATGGTTCTCAAGTCTGACAAAACAGCTTCAAACACCCAAACCCGGATGCCTACATATGGCACACAG GTTACTGTTCAAACAGAGTCCGCAAAGCAAATTGAGAAACTTCGGCGTAAggaggaaaagaaaaacaaacgcAGTGCCGAGCTTGGTTTAGAGAGTGAAATATCGGAGGccaatttttcttatttactAGAGGCAAGTGAAAAGAATAGTGGGTTTGATGATCTGATCGGGTCTGGAGAAGCCAATTCTCTTGCATTTGCTCTTCCCCAAGGTACTGTAAGGAAGCACTTAAAAGGATATGAGGAAGTCTTTATCCCGCCTACCCCTACCGCACAATTGAAACCAGGCGAGAAACTG ATTGAGATAAAGGAGTTGGATGACGTCGCTCAAGCTGCTTTTCATGGGTACAAAACTTTGAACCGTATTCAGTCTCGAATATTTCAGACAGTTTACAACACCAATGAGAATATATTG GTGTGTGCTCCAACAGGAGCTGGAAAAACAAATATTGCTATGATCTCTGTTTTACATGAG ATTAAACAACACTTCAGGGATGGCTACTTGCACAAAAACGAGTTTAAGATTGTTTATGTAGCTCCTATGAAG GCGTTAGCGGCAGAGGTCACATCAGCTTTTAGCCGTCGTCTTGGTCCATTAAATATGGTTGTGAAGGAGCTTACAGGGGATATGCAACTCACCAAGAGCGAACTTGAAGAAACTCAG ATGATAGTGACAACACCAGAAAAATGGGATGTCATTACTCGCAAAAGCAGCGACATGTCATTGTCAATGCTAGTAAAACTCTTGATCATCGATGAAGTGCACCTTCTGAATGATGATAGAGGTGCAGTGATAGAGGCATTAGTTGCTCGGACCCTCCGTCAG GTAGAGTCGACGCAGACAATGATAAGAATTGTAGGCCTGTCAGCCACTTTACCTAGCTACCTACAG GTTGCTCAGTTTTTACGAGTGAACCCAGACATTGGCCTTTTCTATTTTGATTCGAGCTATCGCCCAGTTCCCTTAGCTCAGCAGTATATAGGCATCACCGAGCATAACTTTGCTGCTAAAAATGCATTGTTAAATGAGATATGCTACAAAAAG GTTGCTGATTCAATTAGACAAGGTCATCAAGCAATGATTTTTGTTCATTCCCGAAAAGACACTTCAAAAACAGCTGAGAAATTG ATTGATCTTGCTCGGGAAAATGAAACGCTCGATTTGTTCACGAATGAGACTCATCCTCAATTTCACATAAGAAAG AAAGATGTCATCAAGTCCAGAAATAAGGAtcttgtcaaattttttgaagcTGGTTTCGGTATTCATCATGCTGGGATGTTACGATCTGATAGAACACTTACGGAGAGGCTGTTTTCCGATGGACTCTTGAAG GTGCTTGTTTGCACTGCAACTCTTGCTTGGGGTGTAAATTTGCCTGCACACACAGTCGTAATTAAG GGAACACAATTGTATGATGCCAAGGCTGGTGGGTGGAAAGACTTGGGAATGCTTGATGTCATGCAG ATCTTTGGAAGAGCTGGGAGACCGCAGTTTGACAAGAGTGGTGAGGGAATTATTATCACATCCCATGACAAGCTGGCTTACTATCTTCGGCTGCTGACGAGTCAGCTTCCCATAGAAAGTCAG TTCATAAGCTCCTTGAAAGACAATTTAAACGCAGAAGTGGTTTTGGGAACTGTGACTAATGTTAAGGAAGCTTGTGCTTGGCTTGGATATACATATTTGTCAATTCGGATGAAGTTAAATCCTTTGGCCTATGGCATTGGATGGGACGAG ATAATTGCCGATCCTTCTTTAACATTGAAGCAACGGGCCCTTGTGTCTGAGGCTGCACGTTCACTGGACAAAGCTAAAATGATGAGGTTCGATGAAAAAAGTGGAAACTTCTACTGTACTGAGCTTGGACGGGTTGCAAGTCACTTCTATATTCAATACTCTAGTGTTGAAACGTACAACGAGATGTTGAAGCGGCACATGAATGAAAGCGAG ATAATTGATATGGTTGCCCATTCTTCtgaatttgaaaatattgtgGTAAGAGAGGAAGAGCAGCATGAACTTGAGACTCTTGCACGTTCTTGCTGTCCCTTAGAAGTAAAGGGAGGACCTTCTAACAAACATGGAAAAATTTCGATTCTCATTCAG TTGTTCATATCTCGTGGGTCAATTGATGCATTTTCTCTGGTCTCTGATGCTTCATATATTAGTGCTAGTTTAGCACGTATAATGCGTGCCCTGTTTGAGACATGTTTGCGAAAAGGGTGGTGTGAGATGACTTTATTTATGTTGGAATACTGCAAGGCAGTTGATCGTCAACTGTGGCCTCATCAACATCCTCTTCGGCAATTCGATAGGGATATACCTTTTGAT ACATTGAGAAAACTTGAAGAGCGAGGGGCCGACTTAGACCGCTTGTATGAGATGGAGGAAAAAGACATTGGAGCGCTGATTCGTTACAATCCTGGGGGAAGG TTGgtcaagcaacatctagcatATTTTCCTTCAATTCAACTGGAAGCTACTGTTAGTCCAATCACCCGCACTGTGTTGAAG GTGGATTTGCGTATAACTCCAGATTTTATATGGAAGGATCGCTTTCATGGTGCTGCTCTTCGTTGGTGGATTCTCATTGAG GACACAGAGAATGATTATATCTACCACTCAGATCTTTTCACACTAACGAAACGGATGGCTAGAGGGGAACCGCAGAAGCTTTCTTTTACTGTGCCTATATTTGAACCACATCCGCCGCAATACTATGTTCATGCTATTTCTGATTCCTGGTTGCATGCAGAGTCTTTCTACACAATCTCTTTCCACAATCTTGCACTACCAGAG GCACGTACTTCTCACACAGAGCTTCTAGACTTGAAACCTCTTCCTGTGACTTCTCTTGGGAATAGGTTGTATGAATCGCTTTACAAATTTTCACATTTCAATCCAATACAGACTCAG ATTTTTCATGTCTTATATCACACAGACAACAATGTTCTTGTGGGAGCTCCAACTGGAAGTGGGAAAACTATATCTGCTGAACTTGCAATGTTGCGTCTCTTCAGTACCCAGCCTGATATGAAG GTTGTTTACATAGCACCACTAAAAGCTATTGTTCGAGAAAGAATGAAAGATTGGAAAAAGCATCTTGTTGCTCCACTTGGAAAAGAAATG GTTGAAATGACTGGAGATTACACTCCAGATTTAGTTGCTCTCTTGTCTGCTGATATCATCATATCTACCCCAGAAAAATGGGACGGCATTAGTCGTAATTGGCATACTCGAAGTTATGTAAAAAAG GTCGGCCTTGTTATTTTGGATGAGATTCACTTGCTAGGTGCCGACAGAGGACCCATCCTTGAG GTTATTGTATCTAGAATGAGGTACATATCATCACAGACAGAGCGCTCTGTTCGGTTTGTTGGACTTTCTACTGCTCTGGCAAATGCAGG TGATTTGGCTGACTGGTTGGGTGTTGGGGAGATCGGACTTTTCAATTTTAAACCTAGTGTCAGACCTGTACCAATTGAAGTTCATATTCAG GGTTATCCTGGAAAGTATTACTGCCCAAGGATGAATAGCATGAACAAGCCAGCATATGCAGCTATCTGCACCCATTCACCTACAAAACCTGTTCTTATCTTTGTTTCATCGCGTAGACAGACAAGGCTTACCGCACTGGATCTTATTCAG TTTGCGGCGTCAGACGAGCATCCGCGGCAATTTCTGAGTGTATCAGAGGAAGACTTGCAGATGGTCCTCTCTCAGATCACTGACCAGAACCTCCGACATACGTTGCAATTTGGTATTGGGTTGCATCATGCAGGTTTGAATGACCAGGATAGATCTGTAGTGGAAGAGCTTTTCGTGAACAACAAGATTCAG GTTTTGGTCTCAACAAGTACCTTGGCATGGGGAGTGAACCTACCAGCTCACTTGGTTATTATAAAG GGAACAGAATACTTCGACGGAAAAACCAAAAGATATGTTGACTTTCCTCTTACAGAAATCTTGCAAATGATGGGGCGTGCTGGACGTCCACAGTTTGATCAACATGGAAAAGCGGTTATTCTTGTACATGAACCTAAAAAAAGCTTCTACAAAAAG TTCTTGTACGAACCATTCCCGGTAGAAAGTAGCCTGAAAGAGAGGTTGCACGATCACTTCAATGCAGAAATAGTCTCTGGGACAATTGGCAACAAAGAAGACGCTGTGCACTATCTTACATGGACGTATTTGTTTCGTAGACTG ATGGCTAATCCTGCGTACTATGGGCTAGAAGGTACTGAAGATGAGTCAGTGTGTTCCTACTTATCAAG ATTGGTGCAAAACACGTTTGATGATCTTGAAGACAGTGGATGCCTCAAAGTAACAGAAGATAGTGTAGAGCCTATGATGCTGGGTACAATAGCATCACAGTATTACCTTAGCTACATGACCGTGTCTATGTTTGGTTCTAATATAGGCCCCGATACATCGCTCGAA GCATTCTTGCATATTTTGGCTGGAGCGTCTGAATATGATGAACTTCCTGTGCGGCACAATGAG gaaaattacaacaaaACATTGTCAGAGAAAGTTAGGTATCGAGTGGATAATAACCATCTAGATGATCCTCATACGAAGGCAAATCTGCTCTTCCAG GCACATTTTTCTCAGCTGGCACTTCCAATCAGTGATTATAACACTGATCTAAAGTCAGTCTTGGACCAAAGCATTCGAATCCTCCAAGCCATGATTGACATATGCGCAAACAGTGGATGGCTCACAAGCTCACTGACGTGCATGCGTCTCTTGCAAATGGTCATGCAG GGCATGTGGTCCGACCAAGATTCGTCATTATGGATGATTCCATGCATGAACGATGACCTTCTGGGATCTCTAACCGCAAGAGGAATTCACACGCTGCATCAGCTATTAGAACTTCCAAGGGAAACTCTAAAAAGTGTAACCGGAAACTTCCCTGCATCCAAATTATCTCAG GATCTCCAGCGATTCCCGCGTATACAAATGAATGTGAGACTCCAAAGGAAGGATCCTAACGGGCCTTCGACGCTTGAAATCAGATTAGAAAAGATATCAAAGAGGAATACCTCAAGGGCATTGGCCCCTCGTTTCCCAAAG GTGAAAGACGAAGCGTGGTGGTTGGTACTTGGTGATACTTCAACTTCTGAACTCTTTGCTGTGAAGAGAGTCTCGTTCACTGGTCGTCTGATCACACGCATGGAGTTACCTCCCAACATAACCTCTCTCCAG GATACTAAACTAATCTTAGTCTCGGATTGTTATTTGGGATTTGAGCAAGAACACTCCATTGAACAACGACCTGCCCGACGCTAA